The nucleotide window GCTTGGAGTCGGTGGACACTAGCAGAGCCAGTTGCCAGTTTACCGCTTGCCTTGGAAATTCCGAGTTCCTTCATCGCGGAACGGGGCGCCGGAGCATTTGGTGGGAGCGTGCTTCAGAGAGCGCTTCATGCTGTCGTGCTTTTGGGTGGCGCAGCGGTTTACCGCTGCGATTTGATTCAGAAACCAGACGGCTTCAGCCGCTTAGGGATTTCTCGCTGCCCGACCATGGGGCTAAAGCCCAATTCAAAAAAGCGCACCAATCGCAGCGGTAAACCGCTGCGCCACCCAAAAGCTGGCGCTGCTAACTTTACGGGGTCGGCTGATCGACATCCTCAAGCGTCTTCTTCTTCTTGTGCACGGTGCGGATCACGATCCCGACCGAGAACACACCGTTGTCCTGTTTCTGTCGGAACAAGCGTGTCTGCAGATAGTCAGCCTTGAAACGCAGTGCGAAGCGCGGATTGATGTTGTAGTCCACACCGCCACCGGCCACCAGACCGAGGCCGCCAGCTGTCTCCGCGAACAGGCGTCCATCCTGTGAATGGGCCTCGCCTCGAACACCGGCGTGTCCAAACATCAGTTCGCCGAAAGGCGTAAAGCGTTCGGACTTGCGATAAGGGAACTGCGTTCCCACCAGGAAGTTGTACAGCTTAGTGTCGACATTGAAAGTGTCCGTGCCATTCGGGCAAAACGGCGGACACGTCGGAAACGGGTTAGGAACGGCCAGAGGAATTTTCGACGGTCCGTACAGCCCATTCCCTTCAAAAACAAATCCCAGCCACTTCGCGACATTCAGTCCGAGCGAAACATTGAAACCATTTGGACGGGCAACGTGTCCGGAGTTGAACGATTGCGTCATTCCATACGAGTACCCGCCAAAAAGTTCCGCGCGAGGATAGGGGAGGACCGTCGGCTCGGGCCTCTCTCCGGGAAGCTGCTGCGCCCACGAACTCGCACACAGCGCAGCCACACCCACCAACACTCCCAACATTCTCCTCACGATTCCTCCTTAAGAATCAGTTGCTGGTTTCCAGTTTCCAGTTGCTGGGACCACCGGGTTTCACTGCCAACTGCCAACTGCCAACTGGCAACTGGCAACTAGGCACTGGGTACTGCTTTCCCAAACATCGTATTGTAATGAAGTTGAATTTCGCCGCATGTTCCCTGGTCCGGCGAATAGACCACGCACGTATCAAAAGGACGCGAGTACACGTGCAGAGAAACCGCGCGCTGGTTTGCTTCCCGTGGATTCACGACCCGGTGCACTGGTTCCTGCGGATCTACGGCGCACGGGTTCGCAGCCGTCAACTCCACTCGGTTGGATGCTTCCAGACGGCATTCCCCGGCCTCAATATTCTGAAATCCGACGCGATAATTTTCGACGACCAGAATGCCGATCGGCGCCGCCATCCAGCAATTCTGATCTTTATGATTGTGCACCGAACTCGCTTGCCCAACTTCCCAGCAGATCGCAATCAGCTCATAGAGTGCAGTCTTATCGATCAGGTTGCGCGTGTAATGCTGGCGGTTCCACGTGAGATAAGGCGACAGACTGTTTTCCTCGACCGGCGCGTCTTGCATAAACGCACGGACCGCCTCCGTCTGGTCGAAGGCCGTTGGCGGGAACTCCCTCAGCCGGCGTACGAATTCGTCAATGGACACGCGCATAGGCACAAACCAATGAGTATATCGGTTCGCGAGCGCTGCTGCCTGCCAACGCCGCAGAGAAGGCACCTCATTCCACCAGCATGCAATCCCCGTAAGAATAGAACCGGTATCCCGCGTCGACCGCGTGCCGATAGGCGTTCATGACAAAGTCCTTGCCACCCAACGCGCACACCAGCATCAGCAAGGTGGATTCCGGTAGATGAAAGTTCGTCAACAACGCATCCACTACCTGAAATTGAAATCCGGGATAGATAAACAAGTCAGCTTCTCCATTACCCGCTTGCACGCGGCCCGCCTCCCCTTGGAGAGCAGCGTATTCCAGCGTGCGCACCGTCGTAGTCCCGATAGCTACCACCCGGCGTTTCTGCTCTTTCGCCTGGTTGATGGCTTGTGCGGCATCTTCCGAAATCTCGTAGCGCTCACGGTGGATCTTGTGGTCTTCCACCTTCTCGACGCGCAACGGCTGAAATGTTCCCAGTCCAACGTGTAACGTGACCTCGGCAATTGCCACGCCTCGACCTCGAATCCGTTGCATGATTTCCGGCGTGAAGTGCAGGCCTGCCGTGGGCGCAGCCACCGACCCGCGTTCCCGCGCATACACCGTCTGATAGCGCTCCCGATCCGAAGCTTGGTCTTCACGATCAATATAGGGAGGCAACGGCACATGTCCCAGGCGTTCTACCCGTTCAAAGAAATCCGTCACCGGCTTGAACCGGACGCGGCGCTCACCGAATTCGCCCCTCGCGACGACCTCCGCTTCCAGTGCCACCGGATCGCCGAAATAGATCTTCTCGCCGATGCCGATTTTCTTTCCCGGCCGCACCAGGCACTCCCACTCGTGCTCGCCCGGATCAGCAGAAGTTTGCCGGGTCAGCAGCACCTCGACGCGGCCCTGGAGAAAATCCCGCGCCGCCGGATTCTGCGGACTCAAGGGATGCGATCGTTCTCCACTCCGGCGTCCATAGAGCCGGGCCGGAAATACCCGCGTGTTGTTCAGAACCAGCAGGTCGTCCGGCCGAAGCAGGTCGGGGAAATCGCGGAACACGCGGTCCTGCCACGACCTCGCGGACCGGCTGAGATGCAACATACGCGATCCGTCGCGATCCGCCGTCGGGTCCTGGGCGATCAGCGCCGCCGGGAGGTCGTAATGGAACTCGGAAACAAGCACGGGGGAAATTATAGGGTGCGGGTGGCATCGGCCCGTATTGTCCGGCGGCCTTAACTATTTGCAGGTCCGGGCGTTCAATTCGATTGTGCGGTTTCCAAAACCTGCGATACCATGACGGCGGGGCTTGGGTGCATGGCGAGCGAGCGACAACACCGTCTGGCGATAGTGGAGTTCGGGCGACTGCTGCACGGTAACGGCTTTGTGGCCGCGACCGATGGGAATTTGTCTGTCCGCCTGGACGAAAACCGCCTGCTAGTGACGCCTACCTACATGAGCAAGGGCCGGATGAAACCTTCCGACCTGGTAATTGTGGACCTCGACGGCAACCGGCTTGAGGGCAAGAGAAATGTCTCCAGCGAGATTGGCATGCACCTGCTGATCTACCGCCTGCGACCGGATGTGCAAGGGATCGTGCATGCCCATCCTCCAACCGCGACCGGGTTCGCCGCTTCGGGACTCGACTTGAATCAGCCGCTGGTCTGTGAAGTGGTCGTCGGATTGGGCGAAATTCCACTGGCCCGTTACGGCACTCCCGGAACGCCAGAACTGGCGCGTGCTCTCGAACCGCTCATTCCGACCCATGACGCTCTGCTGATGGCCAATCATGGCGTCGTGACCTACGGTTCCACGCTCGAAAACGCCTACATGAAAATGGAAACCGTCGAGCACTTCGCGCACATCGCCCTGGTCGCGCACTTGCTCGGCCGCGCGCAACCGCTCGGCGAAAAGGAAGTTGAAAAACTCTGGGCCGTCCGCCACAGCTATAACAGCGCCGGAAAATGCACGCCGGACACCCTTGTGCGACGCCGCTAACGCAAATCAACAGTCACCAGGAAATTTAGCGGAGGGATTTATTCTCCGCCGATCCGAAACCTCATCCCGGCTGTGAAGTTCGCCGATAGCGCCGGATATCCCACCACCTCGTTGTAGTGATTGTTCAGCGCGTTCTGCACGTTGGCATAGGCGGTCACGCGTGAGTTGATGGCGTACCAACCGCCAAAATCGGCGCGGCCGTAACCGGCTGCATGATTGATGTTAAAGCCGAAAAAGTCAGAATCCGGCCTTCGGCCCACGAACGTTCCACCCAGATCTGCTCCCCAACGTGCTCCCTGATAGGTGAAGAGCAAATTCGCAAGATGCTTAGGACGCCGCCGCAGCGGATTTCCAACTGCCAGTGCTGGATCACAAAAATTGTCCGGCGTGCAGAGCGGCGCTTCGACGATCTGTGTCGAAGTGTAGGTGTAACCGGTATTCAGCGACAGATGCGATGTGAGCCGTCCATTGATCTGTACTTCCGCTCCGTGTGTCATCGAACTATTGACGTTTACATACTGCCCGCGAAAGTCTTCGTCGCAGCAGCTGAAGTCGATCTGCCGGTGAAAGAGATTGTTGAAATAGATCGCGCTCAATGAGAATCGTCCCGCAACGAGGTTCTGCTCGAACCCTGCTTCAAATGATCGGGTCTCTTCCGCTTTGAGATTGGGATTGGGTTTCGTAAATGCATCGTTCGGGAAAGATTCTTCGAAACGCGGCTCTTTGATTCCGGTCGCGTAGGAGAATCGCAGGCGCGTTCCAGAAAAGACGTTTCCGCCGCGCAGTGCGAGAAGGCTCAATGCTACTCGCGGCACCGCCTTGTCGCCGAAGGTCGCGTTATGGGCGTAGCGTACGCCCGCAATCGCCAAAAGCCGTTTCCAGTTCACGCGCTGTTGCAGGTACGCCGCATGATTCAATCGCAATCCGGAAATTGTCTGGGTAAAGTCGAAGAGTGGCGAGTTCGTAAAGAAGCGTCCGTTTTCATCTTCGAACTCATACCCAACGGTTGTTTGCGCCCACCTCCGGGGAGTGTAGTCGCCCTGGTACAGAAAGCCCGCGCGGTTGATGTGAGCAGTAGTCGTAATCGGGCAATCTGTGAAGCTGGCACCGCAATCGCGGCCGGGATCGATGGTGTCGTCCTCATTCAGTCTGCGCGTGTTGTACTCGTATCCCGTTAAACGATGTTGCCA belongs to Acidobacteriota bacterium and includes:
- a CDS encoding class II aldolase/adducin family protein, which translates into the protein MASERQHRLAIVEFGRLLHGNGFVAATDGNLSVRLDENRLLVTPTYMSKGRMKPSDLVIVDLDGNRLEGKRNVSSEIGMHLLIYRLRPDVQGIVHAHPPTATGFAASGLDLNQPLVCEVVVGLGEIPLARYGTPGTPELARALEPLIPTHDALLMANHGVVTYGSTLENAYMKMETVEHFAHIALVAHLLGRAQPLGEKEVEKLWAVRHSYNSAGKCTPDTLVRRR
- a CDS encoding outer membrane beta-barrel protein; its protein translation is MRRMLGVLVGVAALCASSWAQQLPGERPEPTVLPYPRAELFGGYSYGMTQSFNSGHVARPNGFNVSLGLNVAKWLGFVFEGNGLYGPSKIPLAVPNPFPTCPPFCPNGTDTFNVDTKLYNFLVGTQFPYRKSERFTPFGELMFGHAGVRGEAHSQDGRLFAETAGGLGLVAGGGVDYNINPRFALRFKADYLQTRLFRQKQDNGVFSVGIVIRTVHKKKKTLEDVDQPTP
- the queA gene encoding tRNA preQ1(34) S-adenosylmethionine ribosyltransferase-isomerase QueA, giving the protein MLVSEFHYDLPAALIAQDPTADRDGSRMLHLSRSARSWQDRVFRDFPDLLRPDDLLVLNNTRVFPARLYGRRSGERSHPLSPQNPAARDFLQGRVEVLLTRQTSADPGEHEWECLVRPGKKIGIGEKIYFGDPVALEAEVVARGEFGERRVRFKPVTDFFERVERLGHVPLPPYIDREDQASDRERYQTVYARERGSVAAPTAGLHFTPEIMQRIRGRGVAIAEVTLHVGLGTFQPLRVEKVEDHKIHRERYEISEDAAQAINQAKEQKRRVVAIGTTTVRTLEYAALQGEAGRVQAGNGEADLFIYPGFQFQVVDALLTNFHLPESTLLMLVCALGGKDFVMNAYRHAVDAGYRFYSYGDCMLVE
- a CDS encoding cysteine dioxygenase family protein encodes the protein MRVSIDEFVRRLREFPPTAFDQTEAVRAFMQDAPVEENSLSPYLTWNRQHYTRNLIDKTALYELIAICWEVGQASSVHNHKDQNCWMAAPIGILVVENYRVGFQNIEAGECRLEASNRVELTAANPCAVDPQEPVHRVVNPREANQRAVSLHVYSRPFDTCVVYSPDQGTCGEIQLHYNTMFGKAVPSA
- a CDS encoding TonB-dependent receptor, whose protein sequence is MVRFSNFFLAISFLLFVPAAFAGEFQIKVVDPHSAAVAGAQVFVYRAEDSAPAQVRSTSGEGIAVFNVESAKPLRVEVLTPGFAVGRADVQPSSPLVTVSLTVANASETVVVTATRTPVPQLETASSISLLTSDELNTMQPGSFGDALRFLPGAVVNVAGERGGLGSLFVRGGDSRYNKVLVDGVPVNEPGGTFDFGSVPMGQVDRVEFERGTQSTIYGSDAMTSVLQVFTRNGSTAVPELRFGADGGNFGTAHGYVSLAGARSRFDYNAFADQYQTNGQGPNADYGNALQGGNIGVQISPTVLFRVRARHSNRRTGVQGEWNFNGQPLLGPDLDQRARSNNFLASAELSISGPSHWQHRLTGYEYNTRRLNEDDTIDPGRDCGASFTDCPITTTAHINRAGFLYQGDYTPRRWAQTTVGYEFEDENGRFFTNSPLFDFTQTISGLRLNHAAYLQQRVNWKRLLAIAGVRYAHNATFGDKAVPRVALSLLALRGGNVFSGTRLRFSYATGIKEPRFEESFPNDAFTKPNPNLKAEETRSFEAGFEQNLVAGRFSLSAIYFNNLFHRQIDFSCCDEDFRGQYVNVNSSMTHGAEVQINGRLTSHLSLNTGYTYTSTQIVEAPLCTPDNFCDPALAVGNPLRRRPKHLANLLFTYQGARWGADLGGTFVGRRPDSDFFGFNINHAAGYGRADFGGWYAINSRVTAYANVQNALNNHYNEVVGYPALSANFTAGMRFRIGGE